The genomic region CACTCTTCTTTGTTCAAATGTGAAATACCATTTTGTCTACCAATCTCATAATGATTAATGTTAGACTCTCACTATTAACTCTTTACCACTTGGAATCACATATGGATGACTTCCCCATGGTATGCAGATGTCTTGATGCTTGTGACCATTGTTTTCACTACATTCATCCAATTCCATTTTATACTACATATGTTATCCCCAATAATTATGAATAAATCAATATATGAATAATGTTTGACAAACAAACCACCCATTCTTTATTTCTGCAATGACAAAAATGAGTAACTAACTTAGATACATGGAAATTTAGGTGGTGGATAAACAAAAAAGTCTTATCTCTACACAAATCAGTCAATTGCTAAAGGTTGTATGTTATTTTTTCCTATATACAATAGTCTTCTCTTTGAACGATCCTATTTTTTAtcacataaacataataaatttatgtGTTGATTTATATGAAGGGTAGAATAACAAGTAAAAATATAATGGAATAAAATAAGAGATAAAAAATCTTAACCAATCAAATTGTTCATAgtttcattaaaaaatattttctctATAAAAATTATAGCTTAacttaataaaagataaatatttattttaagtgAGACATTTTAAACTTTAGATTTGTTAAGAAGTACACTTATTGATAATAACATGATGTGATGTTTGCGGTGGATAAACAAAGAAGTCTTATCTTTGCACAAATCTGTCAATTGCTAAAGGTTGTATGTTATTTTTTCTCATATACAATAGTCTTCTCTTTGAACAACCTATTGTTTATCACATTAACATAATAAatttatgttttgatttatgtGAAGAGTAGAATAACAAGTAAAAATATTACCCAATAAAATAAGAGATAAAAAATCTTAACCAATCAAATTGTTCATAATTTCGTTAAAAAATAATTTCTCTCTAAAAAGTATAGCTTAAcgtaataaaagaaaaatatttattttggtaAGTTTTGAAATACACTTATTGATAATAACATGGGATGTTTAAATCACAAACTGCTAAAAGAATATTAGGGTTAGAAATGAGGTGCTACTATTAactaattaaacaataaaaaaCTACAACAATAATTGCCCAGAGACAAATAGTAACATATATTTTGATCGTGAAACACATGCTCATTTTTACAAGTTCTTCGTAATAATTCGTTATCTGAAATCACAAAGACTTAAGGAAATCCAAAATTTAACAGAGTCTGATTAGGGGAGAAACTCTGATATATGCTTCTAATTTTAAAATAGAGTAGAATTCCCCAATGAACAGCCTAAAATTATGAGTCGAGTTAATTTAGAATCCTCCGTGAAATTCGGGCAGACCAAGGAGGTTCCCTCCTTGATTTCAATAAGTAAACTACGCGAAATTTGGACAGACCAAGGACGAAACCTCCATGATTCCAGTCTAAGTAAACTCCGCGAAATTCTGGCACCCAATCCAAAGTTTTAACAGCCTATTTTCAGGTCTGCGGTACAACTGTTCAAACTTGGACCAGACTGAAAATGTATCTACGTGGAAGGAGTTATTTGAATATGACTCTTGTTTCTTAATTGACACAGACTTTTAGTCCCACCCCTTGGCATTTAAAACGTCGTTGACGAATTTAATGGACAATATCCAGGAGTTTGATCGATCCATCTACTGAAGAAATTTTACCAAGTATTCAACTTTGAAACGGATAACAGCAGACAACCATATTGAGAAGATGTTTCTTCTGATAAGCATACATTTGGGTATGATACACGAGGACAATGTCTTAAACAATAGATGTGACTGTACTATTACGCTTTTGACTTACTGAAATGGATTTAGTATTTAAAGGAGCCTTGTGTGATAAATTGCAATATAACTTGGGTGTTTCAGCTTTTTTGTGGATAAAGATAAATCAAGTTTTTAAAAGAGAGCTTCTGCGAGAGATTCCAACATATTTTGTGGGTTTCAAATTCTTTTGGTTAAAATGAAGAGCATCATATGTGAAGAAAACAACTGCCTTAGTGCAAGTTTTAATAATGTTAATGATAGTGAAACAAATCTGTCTGAGATGGCAACTTGCAGTTTACATGGGGAAGATTCGCCTTACTTTGCTGGGTGGGAAGAGTATCGAAATAATCCATATGATGAAAAGCTCAATCCTTCGGGCGTTATCCAGATGGGCCTTGCAGAGAATACGGTACTACAAAACAGCCCAAAACATATTTTGTTTATATTTTAAGCAGTGAAAAGTATTCTTATTTAATGATattaaatttctattaaaaaatgttTGAATTTAACACTCATTCCTCTTTGCAGCTCTCATTTGATCTGATGGAAAAGTGGTTGATAAAGCACCCAGAGGCAACAATTACTTCCGAACAGAGTTTGGGTTTATTTAAGGACTTGGCACTTTATCAGGATTATCATGGATTATCAGATTACAGAAAGGTAACAATTTATTTCAAAGATGGGATGGATTTGATTTGTATTTATTTGAAGTTTTAATTCGTTGACTTATAATTTAAATGATTGTATTTTTTGATGAGTTTTGCGTATCGTTATTACAGGCTATGGCAAGTTTCATGGAGGCAATGAGAGGAAACAGAGTGAAATTTGATCCTGACAGAATAGTAAATGCTGCTGGATCAACTGCAGCTAACGAGGTGCTAATGTTCTGCCTTGCTGATCCAGGAGATGTCTTCTTAGTACCATCTCCTTATTACCCTGGGTAAGTTAGGGTTTATAGATATGAGGATTACCTTATGGGATGGCCATTAAACTTATAAGAAAGAATCTGTTTCGTATTACATAGGGTATTATTTACTTTGTAGCTTGGTTCTTAGTTTTCTAAAGTTGCCAACAATTCTTTtttaaagtttctcttttggctGTAGATTTGATAGAGATCTGAGGTGGCGCACAGGAGTAGAGATTGAGCCAATCCATTGTTACAGCTCAAACAACTTTCAAATCACCAAATCTGCAGTGGAATCAGCATTCAAGAGAGCCCAAGATCTAAAGAAGAAGGTGAAAGGAATTCTCATAACAAATCCATGCAACCCATTGGGCACAATCTCAAGCGCTGATACATTGAAGATGCTTCTCGCTTTTGCAAATAAGAAGAAAATACATCTTGTTTGCGATGAGATTTACTCAGGCTCAGTCTTCTCTTCTCCAGAGTTTCACAGCATTGCAGAGATTGTGGCCCAAGAAAATTACACCCCAGATAATGTGCACATTGTGTACAGTTTATCAAAGGACATGGGTCTTCCAGGCTTCAGAGTAGGGACAATTTATTCCTATAACGATACAGTAGTCACAGCGGCCAGAAGAATGTCCAGTTTCAGCATGATTTCAACTCAGACTCAGTATTTATTAGCCACTATGCTTTCAGATCCAGAATTCGTTAATTATTATATAGCTGAGAATAAGAGGAGATTAGAAGAAAGACATAGATTGATTGTTTCAGGGTTTGAGCAAATTGGCATTAAACACTTGGAAGGGAATGCAGGCCTTTTCTGTTGGGTAAACATGAGTCATCTACTTGCATCAAATGACTTAGAAGGGGAGCTAAAACTATGGAAGGGTATTTTATACGAGGCCAAATTGAATATATCTCCCGGATCTTCATTCAAGTGCATGGAGCCTGGCTGGTTTCGAGTCTGCTTTGCAGAAATGAATATATGCACCATGAAAGTTTCATTGGAGAGACTTCAGAGATTCTCCAAGCAAAATAAAGCCATGCATTAACCTTTTCTGATTGCATAATTTCAATCATCGATATTCCGATCTTGCAATTAAAGTGTTTCTCCTGaacctattcttccacaaaatATCCACCATGAAAGTGGTGCTGAAGAGAATCCAGAGATTTGTCAAGCAAACACAATGCCACCCATTAGCCTTTTCCTCCACTTCTAATCCAAATTTTGAGATGGTTCTAGAACTCTGTTGTCTGTTATTCTTTTTTATAGTCTACCAATATAGCTGAAACAAGCGTCTCATCTAACCGAAATCTGTCATTAACTATTGTATACAATAATAAGAATATAATTGAATGAATATACTTATTCTCTGCACAATATTTCGTGTACTATTTGATAAGTATTTGTCTATAATTCATGTTGATGGCTTAGTATAGATACCTTATTATAACTCAAGCTCTTATTCTTCTAGTATTGTTGTCTCTAGGAATAATACAACTCATAGAGAGTACGTCCTTTTCTTGCTAACACGTGATTATGGGATAGATGTGTTGGTATAAGTTCTATTGATGGTTTTAATATCTTTATGGGTATGGATGGTGTTTTATAACATTTGTTATAGTTGCTATTTCTATTCATGTGGTATTTTCTCTTGGAAATGACTCCATCATTTGTTATCACTTGGATTTGATACTTATATTCTTTGGATTGGTGTATCTTaaccttgtctttttctttttcttccataGGTGGTATTTTGGATGATAGAGGAGTTCATTCTTGATATTATGGTCATAGTGGATGTTATTATAGTATATCATGTTAGAGATTCATGTGAATTCATGGATGGCTATAATGAAGTATTTCTTTGGTTGACCCTTACGTAATGTATATAAGTTCAATAGGCAGAACTTTAGGATATGTCCCTTAAAAAGTACATCTTTTCTTATGAGAGATAGTTGACCATGTGCTCCACATCCTCTTTTTGATGGCTTGCAATAATATCTATTGCTATCATGTACCTCTATACACCATTTTCTTTGCCAGCAATATATGTGCACCAACAtagtgaacaaaaaagtggccgcTCACAAAAAAAGAGGTCTAAAATGGATGAAAGGTACGggtttttaaataaattcaaaaaacatGTATGCATTAAGGCTCAAAAAGTTTGAGCCAACACACATACGcactattttaattaaaaatgtgtaagtattatttaaaataaaaatatgtatgTTCTTTTATGAGTGCAAAATATGCACATGTTATGTTAAACAAACAAAATACATACACGGTTTACTGACATAAAGCTAGAAAAGGAACATGCCCCTAGATGCTAATACCTTTTGCCCCTACATACACGGTTTTCTCTTTGTGTTtgatctctttgtcttttatctttcttatacttaaagttatattttatgtatatattggaaggatttttgagaatggttttagatctctaggatccatgatgtagattctagattttagtagatcttataaatttttagaaaTAGTCAAATTTTAATAATTAGTAGGCTCTTATTGTCATTCTCTTGCTATCTTTCTTTCTCACACTCTTTGTCTCCCCCAAGCTCCAGGCTATCTATTTTCCTCTCTCTTCCCTTCTCCTCTCTCTGTACCTCTATCTTATGCCCTCCTCTCTCCCCAATCTCTAGATCATATAATTTGTCAGACGTAGTCATATTTCAATCACTATGCTTCTATTATCATTCTTTAtctatctctatttcactctctttgtctccctcaaGCTCTAGACATATCACTCTCTCTACCTATCTATCCCTCATCTcactatctcactctctcctctctccccagaATCTAAAGTTAACTCCCctaaaactctctctctctctctctctctctctctctctctctctctctctctctctctctctctctctctccattgcaTTATCTAGACCTATCTttcaagctctctctctctctctagatatctctccttccctccttcccttGTCTATCTCCCCTCCCTCTCACTATACATACCTCTCCCTCCTTCTTGACATATATCTATTTATTTACATAAATTTCCCTCCCACCCCCTCTTTTCACCTCTCCACTTATCCATCTATATctcctctttatctcccctctcattttctctatttatctcctctctctctatctatccatccctCTTCCCTATTAATATATTTATCTCCCCTCTAtgtctctctacctacctctctttccatccctatctACTATTATGTCCCCTAAATCTCCACCTCCTTCCCTTCATACTGCTATTTATCTCACCTCATTCTCTCTCCATACTCTCTCATTTTCTAGATATTTGTCTTTATCTGTACCCTCcatctctttgaatacctctccttccctccctcaccTCAAATATCCATATAAGTAGTTAGAGAGAGAGGgagtaaggagagagagagagagagagagagagagagagagagagagagaagtatggAAGAAAGGAAGTAGAGAGtcaggggagataaaagtagagagagatggaaagagaagtaggcagagagagggagaggagagataaaGAGACTAAGAGGGTAGATATTTAAGGGAGATAAAATTAGAGAGGGATGGGAAGAGATGTAggcagagagagggagagggggataaAGAGAATAAGAGGGAGGATATATGGATAGAGAGAGGAAATAAATAGAGAAAGgtagaggggagataaagagtagAGATAGATaagtagagaggtagagagagtggTGGGAGGGATgtaggaataaagatagattgggtTGGAGGGAGATACATTTAGAGAAATAAATGTAGGTAGGGAAGAAGGGATATGTatgtatagagagagggagaggggagatagatataagtagagatagaagggaagagagagaaatagaaggaGAGGTATGTATAAataaaggaagagagagagagagagagagagagaaggaaaggTATGAAGAGAAGTACAGGTAGGAAGGGAGTGAGCGGAGGTATATAAGGAGAGGGAAagaggagatagagataagtatagagacgaaaggagagagagagatgagatagatatGGGAGACTATGtgtgaggtaggtagagaagagaggggagataCAAAGTAGGACGGTGATAGAGATAGGtttagagcttggggagagaggagagaatgagatagagagaggggggagagagggggagtgaTAAGAGGATAGATAGGTTTAGAGAttgagggagacaaagagagtgaaatagagatagagagggagaaggagacATATAGGAAAGAAGATAAAAATAGAGCTTGAAGGGGACAAAGAAAATGAGATAGAGAGAATGGAAGAGCTTGATGGTAGAAGGCTACTGATTATTGaaattttactaaattaaaaaaattataagatctcctaaaatctagaatttggaTTCTAACTCTAGAGGTTTGAAACCACATCCtactaatatatacataaaatataacttaaaatataagaaagacaaaagataaaagacaaaaggaaaaagagaaaatataacttaaatattatatttcatgtatatatcctAATGAAAACAAACTAAGGGAAGGCGAAAGACATTAACATCTAGAGGCATGttccttttctatctttatttcaagAAAATGTGTATGTGTTCTTCTTGTAAATACCATAATGTGTACGTGTTATATAATCTGTGAATGTTTTTCTCTCATAAAAATATAagcatttttttatttcaaataatacATATTCATTTTAAATTCAAATAACACATGTGTTTTTCCTTGCACTTAGCCTTGGATGACAAGCCTTAGTCTTGGGAGCGTCATTTCTCTCCTTTAAAtatgttttcttcttccaatttggtttctcaacttccTTGTCAACCGAGTTTCACAATATCAAATGGGTATTTGTAAATTTACCACCATGATTTCATTTGTCTTCTGAGATTTCTCTccacatatatattttttatatttgaacaatattaacatattaattattgatttctttgatcaatgtctccatagttctcaaagacatatgtgtgccatttttttaataacttttgaactaTTTGtctagattttaaaaaaattatatattattgttctacctctcattctttacactttaaaaaatataataaatttttgatcattttggtgcAAGGTATGTGATGTGCACAAACAAACTGTACCCGATTTTCAGGATGcattcacttcaaaaaatcataaaaagaagctcaactaaaaattaaaaaaaaaatatacaacttatagtactcactcttagctatctttatACTAAAGGGCTTTTCAAAATACTACATGTAACAATATCTCTTTTAATACACACACCAGCCATAATGTTATGTTTTGTTGAATTATAGAAACACTTTGTGTAAGCGaaatatttgacccccttaatcttatcttgttttaaatttttttgtagtttgaaaactagattcagagtaaaaAAATGcttgttcttttggtatcttcaaattttgagtgtatgagtctcaaattgctccttcaagtttaggtttagctgatttcagaaaaaaaaataatGATTGCTTATACcctcctttttgttcaccatcttggtgaacTTACCCAACATCGTCTCCCATTTCAAGATTGTCTTGTCCTCAATACATGTAAAATAAATTTTTAGCTATCAATATATTCTTGAATATCTACTTTAGTTGTAGGAATGTGCGATCTCTCTAGTTTTTGGCTTGTTGTAGGATATCAATTTGGGTGTTAATCCAtgtcatttttttcttttgttatggccatggaaattatatttttttcactatatgttttttattagattaagtGGGGAGGGGGCCCAACCCATTATAGTACCAAATTAAAAACTATAAAAAATTCTTGGAGATAaaaaattataccttgatgcttgtgctaacttgcaatatcaaactcCAGGATAGTAGTGCTCTTGGGTcattgatgggaatgggtatgggatagactagcctagtctatgctctttgatcctctccttagatcactaggtgttccaaccacaccctagggtctctaggacttcccttgcttgtggaatcccctgaccttgcccaatccacccaccaacaacatgtgattcttctcctaaggtctcacctactcacaagcttcaaaaaccctcacataggctaataagggtttaactcttcctacaccttctcaggtcctagcaaggataggataggtcttttacatagttctccatccattcatgtgcccccaagaggtttttgaccttcctacttgttactgatctcactattttgcttctttcctacaaaatagggttacaaggaatgtgccccaattaggcctctattccagacttttagggctccctcttgcaaatgatgcccaaacttgtgaaactccccaaagggactactattcatttggaaaaggctcaaatattttcctggttttgggcctccaagtgtccatacactgccccaggagaatttaggggtttttgagggtttttaggcctcccagggtcacagtgatggtttgctgTCTTCACCACCCTTTTTGgtttggtggaagctcctccttctcaccaatgatgctccacacacccctctacaactcctccaaagggttcctccttccttgtccttccttgaTCTCATGGACCTCTgtaaccttaacccttcctagtcgggcacagtCCAATCTCGCCCAGGAGTGGATATTTGAAAGactttcctgcatcttcaagggcccttcttccTCTGAGATACTGCACAGGGtctgcactcctattccccatggtttcatggtgtttccacaatggggataggagttgtcaacccatttacacaaaacaatccaaaactagacagtaaagaagaaatttgcaaagtatttacaaacacaccaaaacttggaaaacaaacttaatCTAAGTGCTCAAAATCAATGTGTCAACACTAAACAAGACTCCTAATATAATTTAGGTTCCAGAACAAtccattaataatctttcattgctccatttgtgccgactggcaaccaaaacacagtcacagtcaaggtcctTTTCCTTTggtcgtacaatctgacatccaacccctcattttagggtttgcaaccatATATAATGTCTTTGCATCAGTTtgtgtgccaaggttagggttctccatgctaagctaaggttatgacctattaggtggaaaagttgcatgacaactttgaaaagttgtcatgcaacttcttgcaacttttgagcaacttttgcaatgttgcttttcttgacttttaggcctacattgggctatcctatggaaacaaccatgctaaaaggaccccaaactcatccatgggcacacataccctctactccaaaagaaaactcaacctagacttgtgaacctaggacctaaactaggacctaaacaagaccaatgagctctaggctcttattacatttacatggcttcttaaagaagcaaattcccaacaaaatccaaatggaggaagaccttagaagggtgctcttgcaccataatccccctctgcacaaaattaaggaactaggggagagatgagagccaGGTCAATACCAAGTTActtgaacctgccctcttcaacccaagtggcttcagactcaggttgacctgcccacttcaccaagtgttccatgtagacttggtgtctagtagaattcttcacccttgactccaagatcttctttgctatgggttgcttcacttgaggcaaggcattcacatccaagtctagcagcaccttggcttgattctcagtttgccctgctatttcacctttatataatatcagatcaacaacattgaagactggtgatatagccaaagcTGAAGGAAGATCCACattgtaggcattctcaccatatttggacagaattctacaaggtccaaCCCTCTTCACttgtagtttagtaggcttgccactttgaattctagctttacttaaatggaccattacatagtcacccactttgaattgaacctctctcctttttcatccactttagcttttagttttcgagtagactctaggatggctagatcttgacctgttcttggacttccttgatagtttgagtgaagtcctctacttgcccactcttcatctccatggaaccaagttctcttagttcacacacccctcttggatgtcttccatagacaacctcaaaaggactccttccagtggtcctatttacactatcgttgtaggcatactcagcttgtggaataactagatcccaagtctgcccatactccttggttagacacctcaacaagttgcccaacaccctgttaatgacttcagtttgaccatcagtttgtggatggtaagctaagctaaatgataaattagtccctagtcttctccataaggtttgccaaatatggcccatgaacttgctatccctatctgaaacaatacttaatgggagtccatgaatccttacaatctccttaaagaagagatgtgcaatatagctagcatcatgagtagctctacatggaataaaatggctcatcttagaaaatctgtctaccaccacatagatgctatccatacctgtctttgtcttggggactcctaccacaaagtccatgctcacacactcccaaggcctatttgggaccggtaatagctgatagaggcctgcattgcttgatcctccttttgccctttgacacacaccacattgctccacataccttctcacatcccttggcaacctaggccaatagtaatacctctgtactagatccaaagttttattgattccaaagtgtccacttagacttccattgtgtttctctt from Cryptomeria japonica chromosome 3, Sugi_1.0, whole genome shotgun sequence harbors:
- the LOC131074340 gene encoding 1-aminocyclopropane-1-carboxylate synthase 8-like, with the translated sequence MNLVSRMATCSLHGEDSPYFAGWEEYRNNPYDEKLNPSGVIQMGLAENTLSFDLMEKWLIKHPEATITSEQSLGLFKDLALYQDYHGLSDYRKAMASFMEAMRGNRVKFDPDRIVNAAGSTAANEVLMFCLADPGDVFLVPSPYYPGFDRDLRWRTGVEIEPIHCYSSNNFQITKSAVESAFKRAQDLKKKVKGILITNPCNPLGTISSADTLKMLLAFANKKKIHLVCDEIYSGSVFSSPEFHSIAEIVAQENYTPDNVHIVYSLSKDMGLPGFRVGTIYSYNDTVVTAARRMSSFSMISTQTQYLLATMLSDPEFVNYYIAENKRRLEERHRLIVSGFEQIGIKHLEGNAGLFCWVNMSHLLASNDLEGELKLWKGILYEAKLNISPGSSFKCMEPGWFRVCFAEMNICTMKVSLERLQRFSKQNKAMH